In Marinihelvus fidelis, one genomic interval encodes:
- the der gene encoding ribosome biogenesis GTPase Der gives MLPVVAIVGRPNVGKSTLFNALTRTRDALVADLPGVTRDRQYGISRVGERPLVLVDTGGLVSGAEGIDYLTAHQVHQAVEESTLVLFVVSARDGLTAADEEVAEVLRQKGVPVLLVANKTDGLDADVAVADFASLGLGEAAQVAAAHRRGVEKLMGRVDEFLPPAEPEEPEEDEPDRRRLAIVGRPNVGKSTLVNRLLGEERVMAFDMPGTTRDTITVQWNKNGLEYDLIDTAGVRRRAKVHDAVEKFSVIKALQAIERAHVVILVLDAREGLTDQDMTLLSHVLEQGRGLVIAVNKWDGLEDDHRKQVLDELDRKLDFVPWARRVRISALHGTGMDILLRAVNDAWESATRELPTSALTRVLIKAFEAHQPPMKQGRTARLRFAHMGGKMPPRIVVHGNRVDTVPVSYRRYLENTFIKAFKLSGTPVIIDFRSGDNPYKDRRNTLTERQVKRRKRLKKFTSRKKGR, from the coding sequence ATGCTGCCCGTCGTCGCCATTGTCGGCCGCCCCAACGTCGGCAAGTCGACGTTATTCAACGCACTCACGCGCACGCGTGACGCGCTGGTGGCGGACCTGCCGGGCGTTACCCGTGATCGCCAGTACGGCATCAGCCGGGTTGGCGAGCGCCCGCTGGTGCTCGTGGACACCGGCGGCCTGGTCTCCGGCGCCGAGGGCATCGATTACCTGACCGCGCACCAGGTGCACCAGGCCGTCGAGGAATCGACGCTGGTGCTGTTCGTGGTCAGCGCTCGTGACGGCCTGACCGCCGCCGACGAGGAAGTGGCCGAGGTCCTGCGCCAGAAGGGCGTCCCGGTGCTCCTGGTGGCCAACAAGACCGACGGCCTGGATGCCGATGTCGCCGTTGCCGATTTCGCCTCGCTGGGCCTGGGCGAGGCTGCGCAGGTGGCCGCCGCGCACCGTCGCGGCGTGGAAAAGCTCATGGGCCGCGTCGATGAGTTTCTCCCGCCCGCCGAACCCGAGGAACCGGAAGAGGACGAGCCCGACCGTCGCCGGCTGGCCATCGTCGGCCGCCCGAACGTCGGCAAGTCGACGCTGGTGAACCGCCTGCTGGGGGAAGAACGCGTCATGGCCTTCGACATGCCCGGCACCACGCGCGACACCATCACCGTGCAGTGGAACAAGAACGGGCTGGAATACGACCTGATCGACACCGCCGGCGTGCGGCGCCGCGCCAAGGTGCATGACGCGGTCGAAAAATTCAGCGTGATCAAGGCCCTGCAGGCCATTGAGCGCGCCCACGTGGTGATCCTGGTGCTCGACGCCCGTGAAGGCCTGACCGACCAGGACATGACCCTGCTGTCGCACGTGCTGGAACAGGGCAGGGGGCTGGTCATCGCGGTCAACAAGTGGGATGGCCTGGAAGACGACCACCGCAAGCAGGTGCTGGATGAACTCGATCGCAAGCTGGATTTCGTGCCGTGGGCGCGGCGGGTTCGCATCTCGGCGCTGCATGGCACCGGCATGGACATCCTGCTGCGCGCGGTCAATGACGCCTGGGAAAGCGCAACGCGCGAACTGCCGACGTCCGCGCTGACCCGCGTACTGATCAAGGCGTTTGAGGCCCACCAGCCGCCCATGAAGCAGGGCCGCACCGCGCGCCTGCGCTTTGCCCACATGGGCGGCAAGATGCCGCCGCGTATCGTCGTGCATGGCAACCGCGTCGACACCGTGCCGGTGTCCTACCGGCGCTACCTTGAAAACACCTTCATCAAGGCGTTCAAGCTGTCCGGCACGCCGGTCATCATTGACTTCCGCAGCGGCGACAACCCTTACAAGGACCGGCGCAACACGCTCACCGAGCGCCAGGTCAAGCGCCGCAAGCGCCTGAAGAAATTCACCAGCCGCAAGAAGGGCCGCTAG
- the bamB gene encoding outer membrane protein assembly factor BamB: protein MRYRLLAALLLVVALPGCSWFKSWGGDPKPGEPAELVEFEPTVGTDELWSLSVGDGTRRGTQQLRPVYRDGVLYVADYEGELTAVDAMSGNRIWRLKTELPFSGGPGLGASLVIVGTENGEVHAFTPETGTPVWIARVSSEILAAPTEADGIVVVRSIDGRVFGLDARNGRRVWVYDHSVPLLTLRGNANPLIRAGIVYLGYDSGEVVALRLDDGTLVWEQAVVTPEGRSELDRLADVDGQMAIVASDLLVSSFKNRVSSLAADSGRLLWFKDVSSATGVTVLRTHLATSDANGHVWLMDRRNGTTLWKQDALSNRDLTRPAIYGDYVVVGDYDGYLHWIDLETGHFVARDKLGGKGFNGAPLVIGDTLYVYTRKGKLIALRANAAL from the coding sequence ATGCGATACCGTCTGCTGGCGGCCCTGCTGCTGGTTGTCGCGCTGCCGGGTTGCAGCTGGTTCAAGAGCTGGGGCGGCGACCCCAAGCCGGGTGAGCCGGCCGAACTGGTCGAGTTTGAACCGACCGTCGGCACCGATGAACTGTGGTCGCTCAGCGTGGGCGACGGCACCCGCCGCGGTACCCAGCAACTACGCCCGGTATACCGTGACGGCGTGCTGTACGTGGCCGATTACGAGGGCGAGCTGACCGCGGTCGACGCCATGTCCGGCAACCGCATCTGGCGCCTGAAGACGGAACTGCCGTTCAGCGGCGGCCCCGGCCTGGGGGCCTCGCTGGTGATCGTCGGTACCGAAAACGGCGAAGTCCACGCGTTTACGCCGGAAACCGGCACGCCGGTCTGGATCGCGCGCGTGTCATCGGAAATTCTCGCGGCGCCCACCGAGGCCGACGGCATTGTCGTCGTGCGCTCGATTGACGGCCGCGTGTTCGGCCTGGACGCCCGCAATGGCCGCCGGGTCTGGGTCTATGACCACAGCGTGCCGCTGCTTACCCTGCGGGGCAACGCCAACCCGCTGATCCGCGCCGGCATCGTCTACCTGGGTTATGACTCCGGTGAAGTGGTCGCGCTGCGCCTGGATGACGGTACCCTGGTCTGGGAACAGGCCGTGGTGACCCCGGAAGGCCGTAGCGAACTGGACCGCCTGGCGGACGTCGACGGGCAGATGGCCATTGTCGCGTCCGACCTGCTTGTCTCCAGCTTCAAGAACCGCGTGTCGTCCCTGGCGGCGGATTCCGGCCGCCTGCTGTGGTTCAAGGACGTGTCCTCGGCCACCGGCGTGACCGTGCTGCGCACCCACCTGGCCACCAGTGACGCCAACGGCCACGTCTGGCTGATGGATCGTCGCAACGGCACCACGCTGTGGAAGCAGGACGCGCTCAGCAACCGCGACCTGACCCGTCCCGCCATCTACGGCGACTACGTGGTCGTGGGCGACTACGACGGCTACCTGCACTGGATCGACCTGGAGACAGGTCACTTCGTGGCCCGCGACAAGCTCGGCGGCAAGGGTTTCAACGGCGCGCCGCTGGTGATAGGCGATACGCTGTACGTCTATACCCGCAAGGGCAAGTTGATCGCCTTGCGCGCCAACGCCGCCCTCTGA
- a CDS encoding YfgM family protein translates to MVEVYDSVEQSERVKGWLRENGGAIIMGLVLAFGGLFGFKQWQVWDQNKSQRASAEYEVLLEELAEERLDPAVANFETLKADHAGSAYTHLAALSMARARVESGQGELAVSLLESVMKSGEPAPLREIARERLARLKIDLGDAEAALALIDAALTETGFESRYAEIRGDALAALGRNADAIAAYTEALERQETGIGFRPLLEMKRDALEADAGMES, encoded by the coding sequence ATGGTTGAAGTTTACGATTCGGTAGAGCAGAGCGAACGCGTCAAGGGATGGCTGCGCGAAAACGGCGGCGCCATCATCATGGGGCTGGTGCTCGCTTTTGGCGGTCTTTTCGGTTTCAAGCAGTGGCAGGTCTGGGACCAGAACAAGTCGCAGCGTGCCTCGGCAGAATACGAGGTGCTGCTCGAAGAACTGGCCGAGGAGCGCCTGGACCCGGCGGTCGCCAATTTCGAGACCCTGAAGGCGGACCATGCCGGTTCCGCCTATACCCACCTGGCGGCACTGAGCATGGCCCGCGCGCGGGTCGAATCCGGCCAGGGTGAGCTGGCCGTGAGCCTGCTGGAATCGGTCATGAAATCGGGTGAGCCGGCGCCGCTGCGGGAAATCGCCCGCGAGCGCCTGGCCCGGCTGAAGATCGACCTGGGTGATGCCGAAGCCGCGCTGGCATTGATTGATGCCGCGCTCACCGAGACCGGCTTCGAGTCGCGTTACGCCGAAATCCGCGGCGACGCGCTGGCCGCGCTGGGCCGCAACGCCGACGCGATTGCCGCCTACACCGAGGCGCTGGAGCGGCAGGAGACCGGCATCGGCTTCCGCCCGCTGCTGGAAATGAAGCGTGACGCCCTCGAGGCCGACGCCGGGATGGAATCCTGA
- the hisS gene encoding histidine--tRNA ligase, with protein sequence MSSAPRSVRGMHDIPPAEMSTWQRFEREARAVLGAYAFEEIRTPIVEKTAVFTRAIGEATDVVEKEMYTFEDRNGDSLSLRPEGTAGVVRAALQNGLLYAAPIRLWYMGPMFRHERPQKGRTRQFHQVGAEVFGAPGPDVDAELLAMGERLWARLGLDDVQLEINSLGNTDERVAYREALVEYMSAHAESLPEDARERLARNPLRILDSKDPDVQARLADAPVLGDFLGDESRAHFDGLRERLDRLGIGYRVNPRLVRGLDYYCHTVFEWVTQSLGAQGTICAGGRYDGLVELQGGKPWPATGFAMGAERIVALMNDLGAGETVAPHAYVVAVGDVAGPEAQRLAEQLRDANGDLRVQMNAGGGSFKAQFKRADRSGAPLALVLGDDEVAAGQVTVKHLREDLPQETVSLADLNQWIDAWLASA encoded by the coding sequence ATGAGTTCAGCACCACGTTCAGTACGCGGAATGCACGATATTCCGCCCGCGGAAATGTCCACCTGGCAGCGCTTCGAGCGTGAGGCGCGCGCCGTTCTTGGCGCCTATGCCTTCGAGGAGATCCGCACGCCCATCGTTGAGAAGACCGCGGTGTTCACCCGCGCCATCGGTGAGGCCACCGACGTGGTCGAAAAAGAGATGTACACCTTCGAGGACCGCAATGGCGACAGCCTGAGCCTGCGGCCCGAAGGCACCGCCGGCGTGGTCCGCGCGGCGTTGCAGAACGGCCTGCTGTACGCCGCACCCATTCGGCTGTGGTACATGGGCCCGATGTTCCGGCACGAGCGGCCGCAGAAGGGCCGCACCCGCCAGTTTCACCAGGTGGGCGCGGAGGTCTTCGGCGCACCCGGCCCGGATGTCGATGCCGAGCTGCTGGCCATGGGCGAGCGCCTGTGGGCGCGCCTGGGCCTTGACGACGTCCAGCTGGAGATCAACAGCCTGGGTAATACCGACGAGCGCGTCGCCTACCGCGAGGCCCTGGTTGAATACATGTCGGCGCATGCCGAATCGCTGCCTGAAGACGCCCGCGAGCGCCTGGCGCGGAACCCGCTGCGCATTCTCGACTCGAAGGATCCGGACGTGCAGGCGCGCCTGGCTGACGCACCGGTGCTGGGTGATTTCCTCGGCGATGAGTCGCGGGCGCACTTCGACGGCCTGCGCGAGCGCCTGGATCGCCTGGGTATCGGATACCGGGTCAATCCCCGCCTGGTGCGCGGACTGGATTATTATTGCCACACGGTCTTCGAGTGGGTGACCCAGTCACTGGGTGCCCAGGGCACCATCTGTGCCGGCGGGCGTTATGATGGCCTGGTTGAGCTGCAGGGTGGCAAGCCCTGGCCGGCAACCGGTTTCGCGATGGGCGCCGAGCGTATCGTCGCGTTGATGAATGACCTGGGTGCCGGCGAAACCGTGGCGCCACATGCCTACGTGGTGGCCGTCGGCGATGTCGCCGGCCCGGAAGCGCAGCGCCTGGCCGAACAGTTGCGGGACGCCAATGGCGACCTGCGGGTGCAGATGAACGCCGGCGGCGGCAGCTTCAAGGCGCAATTCAAGCGTGCCGACCGCAGCGGCGCGCCGCTGGCGCTGGTTCTGGGCGATGACGAAGTCGCCGCGGGCCAGGTCACGGTCAAGCACCTGCGCGAAGACCTGCCCCAGGAGACGGTGTCCCTGGCGGATTTGAATCAATGGATCGATGCCTGGCTGGCGTCGGCGTAA
- a CDS encoding RodZ domain-containing protein, which yields MNEQQQDLIPLSPGERLRAGREHRGLSEEDVSRSLKCSVEVIRAIEADKHARLAPVYRRGFVRAYAEFLDIDPALVQSATDETYEESSALRSVFPEARQLKSSDRWLRVASYALASLLVGTLAWQVTHEAARLTNVEGDSVSAAGTMTPPPSAHVSASIASLESLRVPAAARAGAGRQAWQAVDNGLANAPLAEGEHLLELHASADSWVEIVGPDGQRLERDLVRGGEKRSYRGQAPFDLSIGRSSAIQLFLDGESVDLSAHAREDVARLRLDPAAAPAESEEVAEQPPQES from the coding sequence ATGAATGAACAACAACAAGACCTGATTCCATTGAGCCCCGGCGAACGCCTTCGGGCGGGTCGTGAGCATCGCGGTTTGTCCGAAGAGGACGTTTCGCGTTCATTGAAATGCAGCGTCGAGGTCATTCGCGCCATCGAGGCCGACAAGCATGCCCGGCTGGCGCCGGTGTATCGCCGCGGTTTCGTGCGTGCCTATGCCGAGTTTCTCGACATCGACCCGGCCCTGGTGCAGTCCGCCACCGACGAGACCTACGAGGAATCGTCCGCGTTACGCTCGGTGTTCCCCGAGGCGCGACAGCTGAAGTCTTCCGATCGCTGGCTGCGCGTCGCCAGCTACGCCCTGGCGTCTTTGCTGGTGGGCACGCTGGCCTGGCAGGTCACGCACGAGGCCGCCCGGTTGACGAATGTCGAGGGTGACAGCGTTTCGGCCGCGGGTACGATGACCCCGCCGCCCAGCGCCCATGTGTCGGCCTCCATCGCCTCGCTGGAGAGCCTGCGGGTTCCGGCCGCGGCCCGTGCCGGCGCAGGCCGCCAGGCCTGGCAGGCGGTTGATAACGGCCTGGCCAATGCGCCTTTGGCCGAGGGTGAACACCTGCTGGAGCTGCATGCGTCGGCCGACAGCTGGGTGGAAATCGTCGGCCCGGACGGCCAGCGCCTGGAGCGTGACCTGGTCCGAGGTGGCGAAAAACGCAGCTATCGTGGCCAGGCACCATTTGACCTGTCCATCGGCCGGTCCTCGGCCATCCAGTTGTTCCTGGATGGCGAATCCGTGGACCTCAGCGCCCATGCCCGCGAAGATGTCGCGCGGCTTCGCCTGGACCCGGCGGCTGCGCCGGCCGAGAGCGAGGAAGTAGCGGAACAGCCGCCCCAGGAATCCTGA
- the pilW gene encoding type IV pilus biogenesis/stability protein PilW — MFPSRLIAIMLTTAILAGCASSPDTDTMGGPTDPARRAAEINTRLGTEYMNRGQYEIALEKLKRAVRSDNDYAPAHTVIAVLYERIGEYELAGKHYKEAVRAKPDSGDANNNYAAYLCRSNRSREAQEYFERALDDPFYRTPAVALANAGSCALEHGDMDAAENYLRQSLKYDAAFPDALLSMAGLSYRKSDFLRARAFLQRYEATGTTSVEGLMVGYRVETRLNNPEGASAYRNQIFDRYPNSPEAEQIRMGTTG, encoded by the coding sequence ATGTTCCCAAGCCGCCTGATCGCCATCATGCTGACAACCGCCATCCTGGCGGGCTGCGCGAGTTCGCCTGATACCGACACCATGGGAGGCCCCACCGACCCGGCACGCCGGGCAGCCGAGATCAACACCCGGCTGGGTACCGAGTACATGAACCGGGGGCAGTACGAGATCGCGCTGGAAAAACTCAAGCGCGCCGTTCGCTCCGACAACGATTACGCCCCGGCACACACGGTCATCGCCGTGCTGTACGAGCGCATTGGTGAGTATGAGCTGGCGGGCAAGCATTACAAGGAAGCCGTGCGCGCCAAGCCCGATAGCGGCGACGCCAACAACAATTACGCGGCCTACCTGTGCCGCAGCAATCGCAGCCGCGAAGCGCAGGAATACTTCGAGCGCGCGCTGGATGACCCGTTCTACCGCACACCGGCCGTGGCTCTGGCCAATGCGGGTTCCTGCGCGCTAGAGCACGGGGACATGGACGCGGCGGAAAACTATCTGCGACAATCACTGAAGTACGATGCCGCGTTCCCGGACGCGTTGCTGTCCATGGCCGGCCTGAGTTACCGGAAGTCTGACTTCCTGCGGGCACGGGCCTTCCTGCAGCGTTACGAAGCGACCGGGACAACGTCGGTCGAAGGGCTGATGGTCGGGTATCGCGTCGAAACGAGGCTTAACAACCCGGAAGGCGCGAGCGCGTACCGAAACCAGATTTTTGATCGCTACCCGAACTCACCGGAAGCTGAGCAGATTCGCATGGGTACCACGGGATGA
- the rlmN gene encoding 23S rRNA (adenine(2503)-C(2))-methyltransferase RlmN, whose protein sequence is MSGETTRINLLDLDEPGLREFFASIGEKPFRAQQILRWVYHHQVSDFEQMTDLGLALRQKLSLLAEIRPPEVVSEKISSDGTVKWLMGLPGGNAVETVFIPEPGRGTLCVSSQVGCALNCSFCSTGAQGFNRNLTTGEIIGQVWQAAKALGHERNGERAITNVVMMGMGEPLLNFDAVAPALSLMRDDLGFGLAARRVTVSTAGLVPGIRQLRETVDVALAVSLHAPVDDLREELVPLNRKYPIAELMQACQDYVDGKHKRSITFEYTLMDGINDSPEHARQLVKLLRRVPSKLNLIPFNPFPGTAYRCSTPERIDRFQDIVRKGGLIATVRKTRGQDIDAACGQLAGKFQDRTRRSERIRLRQVEETH, encoded by the coding sequence ATGTCCGGCGAGACCACCCGCATCAACCTGCTGGACCTGGATGAGCCGGGTCTGCGCGAGTTTTTCGCCTCCATCGGCGAGAAGCCGTTTCGTGCCCAGCAGATCCTGCGGTGGGTCTACCACCACCAGGTCAGTGATTTCGAGCAGATGACTGACCTCGGCCTGGCTTTGCGGCAGAAGCTGTCATTGCTGGCCGAAATCCGTCCACCGGAAGTGGTTTCCGAGAAAATCTCCTCCGACGGTACGGTCAAGTGGCTCATGGGTCTCCCCGGCGGCAACGCCGTGGAGACCGTTTTCATCCCGGAGCCGGGCAGGGGCACGCTGTGCGTGTCTTCGCAGGTGGGCTGCGCGCTCAACTGCAGTTTCTGCTCCACCGGCGCGCAGGGCTTCAATCGCAACCTGACCACCGGCGAGATCATCGGCCAGGTCTGGCAGGCCGCGAAGGCCCTCGGCCACGAACGCAATGGTGAGCGCGCCATTACCAACGTGGTGATGATGGGCATGGGCGAGCCGCTGCTGAATTTTGACGCTGTTGCACCGGCCCTGTCGCTGATGCGCGACGACCTGGGCTTCGGCCTGGCCGCGCGCCGGGTCACGGTTAGCACCGCCGGCCTGGTGCCGGGCATCCGCCAGCTGCGCGAAACCGTCGACGTGGCGCTGGCCGTTTCACTGCACGCCCCGGTCGACGACCTGCGTGAAGAGCTGGTGCCGCTGAACCGCAAGTACCCGATTGCCGAGCTGATGCAGGCCTGCCAGGACTACGTCGACGGCAAGCACAAGCGCTCCATCACTTTCGAATACACCTTGATGGACGGCATTAACGACAGCCCGGAGCACGCCCGGCAGCTGGTCAAGCTGCTGCGCCGCGTGCCCAGCAAGCTGAACCTGATCCCGTTCAACCCGTTCCCGGGCACGGCCTACCGCTGCTCCACGCCGGAACGCATCGACCGCTTCCAGGACATCGTCCGCAAGGGCGGCCTGATCGCGACCGTGCGAAAGACGCGTGGGCAGGACATCGACGCCGCCTGTGGCCAGCTGGCCGGCAAGTTCCAGGACCGCACCCGTCGCAGTGAGCGCATCCGCCTGCGCCAGGTCGAGGAGACGCACTGA
- the ndk gene encoding nucleoside-diphosphate kinase, which yields MTVERTLSIIKPDAVAKNVIGKIYSRFEDAGLRIVAARMAQLSQAEAEGFYAVHSERPFFKDLVAFMTSGPVMIQALEGENAIARNRELMGATNPQEAAPGTIRADFAESIDANAVHGSDGPDTARTEIVYFFGEDALGA from the coding sequence GTGACCGTCGAAAGAACCCTGTCGATCATCAAGCCCGACGCCGTAGCCAAGAATGTCATTGGCAAGATTTACTCCCGTTTTGAAGATGCCGGGCTGCGTATTGTCGCCGCGCGCATGGCGCAGTTGAGCCAGGCCGAGGCCGAGGGTTTCTACGCCGTTCACAGCGAACGTCCGTTCTTCAAGGACCTGGTCGCGTTCATGACCTCGGGCCCGGTCATGATCCAGGCGCTGGAAGGCGAAAACGCCATCGCCAGGAACCGTGAACTGATGGGCGCTACCAACCCGCAGGAAGCGGCGCCGGGCACCATTCGCGCCGATTTTGCCGAGAGCATCGACGCCAACGCCGTGCACGGTTCCGATGGCCCGGACACCGCCCGCACCGAGATCGTCTACTTCTTCGGCGAAGACGCCCTGGGCGCCTGA
- a CDS encoding acyl-CoA dehydrogenase, whose product MTLLFLAIIVLTLMVFAYNRIPLGICVAVLVAITVVLTELREVYYTPSWFRWMYGILAVTLLGFSIRPLRRLLISNRLLPIFRKVLPKMSDTEREALDAGTVWWDAELFSGRPRWRRLLKTPAPSLSAREQAFLDGPVEELCRMLDDWEICDHYRRLPEPIWSFLREHRFFSMIIPESFGGLGFSAQGNSAVVMKLASRNLTTAVTVMVPNSLGPGELLLHYGTDAQKNHYLPRLASGEDIPCFALTGPTAGSDAAGMPDTGVVCMGEHDGQQVLGFRLNWNKRYITLAPVATVLGLAFRALDPDGLLGEDPEPGITCALIPVDTPGIEIGNRHMPVGSVFQNGPTRGKDVFIPMDWVIGGQPRVGQGWRMLMQSLAAGRAISLPALGTSGGKMSALLTGAYARVRKQFDLPIGLFEGVQEPLARIAGRTYRMDAARRLTLVALDEGEKPSVLSAIVKYQLTEGNRQTLNDAMDIHGGKGIITGPNNYLAHAYQAVPISITVEGANILTRSLIIFGQGAIRAHPWLLKEMRAAGAPPSSKARRDFDHALFSHVGYVISNKVRAFVLGVTGGWSTRAPVRGKTARYYRQLTRLSAAFAFLGDSVLLVLGGKFKFRETLSGRFADALIHLYLASAVLKRFEDDGRPAEDLPLVQWSLDDSLYKIQQSLLGVMQNYPLPGMGRLLKWAVFPLGLPYQPPSDAVAQASARLILAETASRDRITEGVFISDADDAAGRVLNAFHLVLESADAEQAIRNALKESVTIDNYTSLVRRAVESGVITEEQATAVRLAQQAAAKVIAVDDFPKSAIEGFDKSPFRPASDRYAQADTSRTEAPAG is encoded by the coding sequence ATGACGCTTTTGTTCCTCGCCATCATCGTCCTGACGCTGATGGTGTTTGCCTACAACCGAATCCCGCTGGGAATCTGCGTGGCCGTGCTGGTGGCCATTACCGTCGTCCTGACCGAGTTGCGCGAGGTCTATTACACGCCGTCCTGGTTCCGCTGGATGTACGGCATCCTGGCCGTGACGTTGCTCGGATTTTCCATACGACCATTGCGCAGGCTGTTGATTTCCAACCGTTTACTGCCCATTTTCCGCAAGGTTCTGCCGAAAATGTCCGATACCGAGCGCGAAGCGCTGGATGCTGGCACGGTGTGGTGGGACGCCGAGCTGTTCTCCGGCCGCCCACGCTGGCGCCGGCTCCTGAAGACCCCGGCGCCATCGCTGTCGGCGCGCGAGCAGGCCTTCCTGGACGGGCCGGTGGAAGAACTCTGCCGCATGCTCGACGACTGGGAGATCTGCGACCACTACCGCCGACTGCCTGAGCCGATCTGGTCGTTCCTGCGCGAGCACCGTTTCTTCAGCATGATCATCCCCGAGTCCTTTGGCGGGCTGGGCTTCTCCGCCCAGGGCAATTCCGCGGTGGTCATGAAACTGGCCAGTCGCAACCTGACCACGGCGGTCACGGTAATGGTGCCCAACTCCCTGGGGCCGGGCGAACTGCTGCTGCATTACGGCACCGATGCGCAGAAAAACCACTACCTGCCACGCCTGGCCAGCGGCGAGGACATCCCCTGTTTTGCGCTCACCGGACCCACGGCGGGCTCCGACGCCGCCGGCATGCCCGACACCGGCGTGGTCTGCATGGGCGAGCACGACGGCCAGCAGGTGCTGGGATTCCGCCTGAACTGGAACAAGCGCTATATCACCCTGGCGCCGGTCGCCACGGTGCTGGGCCTGGCCTTCCGGGCGCTGGACCCTGACGGCCTGCTGGGCGAGGACCCGGAGCCGGGTATCACCTGCGCGCTGATCCCGGTCGACACACCGGGCATCGAGATCGGCAACCGCCACATGCCGGTCGGTTCGGTATTCCAGAACGGCCCGACGCGTGGCAAGGATGTCTTTATCCCGATGGACTGGGTCATCGGTGGCCAGCCACGGGTCGGCCAGGGCTGGCGCATGCTGATGCAGTCGCTGGCGGCCGGACGGGCCATTTCCCTGCCGGCGCTGGGCACCTCCGGCGGCAAGATGTCGGCGCTGCTGACCGGCGCCTACGCGCGGGTACGCAAGCAGTTCGACCTGCCCATCGGTCTGTTTGAGGGGGTTCAGGAGCCGCTGGCGCGAATCGCCGGCCGGACTTACCGCATGGATGCCGCCCGCCGCCTGACCCTTGTGGCCCTGGATGAAGGCGAGAAGCCCAGCGTGCTGTCGGCCATCGTCAAGTACCAGCTGACCGAGGGCAACCGCCAGACACTCAACGACGCCATGGACATCCATGGCGGCAAGGGCATCATCACCGGCCCCAACAACTACCTGGCGCACGCCTACCAGGCAGTGCCGATTTCGATCACGGTCGAAGGCGCCAATATCCTGACCCGGTCGCTGATCATCTTTGGCCAGGGCGCCATCCGCGCCCATCCCTGGCTGCTGAAGGAGATGCGCGCCGCCGGTGCGCCGCCCAGCAGCAAGGCCCGCCGCGATTTCGACCATGCCCTGTTCAGCCACGTGGGCTACGTCATCAGCAACAAGGTTCGCGCCTTCGTACTGGGCGTGACCGGGGGCTGGTCGACACGCGCGCCGGTGCGGGGCAAGACCGCCCGCTACTACCGCCAGCTGACCCGCCTGAGCGCGGCCTTCGCCTTCCTGGGCGACAGCGTGCTGCTGGTGCTGGGCGGCAAGTTCAAGTTTCGCGAAACCCTGTCCGGGCGCTTCGCGGATGCGCTGATTCACCTGTACCTGGCCTCCGCCGTGCTCAAGCGCTTCGAGGACGACGGCCGTCCTGCCGAGGACCTGCCGCTGGTCCAGTGGTCGCTGGATGACAGCCTGTACAAGATCCAGCAGAGCCTGCTGGGTGTGATGCAGAACTACCCCCTGCCCGGCATGGGCCGACTGCTGAAGTGGGCCGTGTTTCCGCTCGGCCTGCCCTACCAGCCGCCCAGTGACGCGGTGGCACAGGCTTCGGCACGGCTGATCCTGGCGGAAACGGCGAGCCGCGACCGCATCACCGAGGGCGTGTTCATCTCCGATGCCGACGATGCCGCCGGGCGCGTGCTCAACGCCTTCCACCTGGTGCTCGAATCCGCCGATGCAGAACAGGCCATCCGCAACGCGCTGAAGGAAAGCGTGACCATCGACAACTACACCAGCCTGGTCCGGCGCGCCGTGGAAAGCGGCGTGATCACCGAGGAACAGGCCACCGCTGTGCGCCTGGCGCAGCAGGCCGCGGCCAAGGTCATCGCGGTGGATGATTTTCCCAAGTCGGCGATCGAAGGCTTCGACAAGTCACCGTTCCGCCCGGCATCGGACCGATACGCCCAGGCTGACACCAGCAGGACCGAAGCGCCCGCGGGCTGA